The following are from one region of the Salminus brasiliensis chromosome 14, fSalBra1.hap2, whole genome shotgun sequence genome:
- the sox18 gene encoding transcription factor Sox-18, translating into MNISESSYCQEATTQPSQVVERGAWGASSSPAGPDRSHGFDHGLTTELGSRSGGATGGAERRTGSPDSTRPGTASDGKCGGEGRIRRPMNAFMVWAKDERKRLALQNPDLHNAVLSKMLGQSWKSLSTLDKRPFVEEAERLRLQHLQDHPNYKYRPRRKKQPKKMKRVEPGLLLHGLAQGVAGGLGAGEVYPQHPHPHHLLPSLGHFRDLQPPTASELEIYGLPTPEMSPLDVLEEGGGDSVFFPPHMQEDVGLAPWVNYHQHQHQNHSLHGGHHSHSSHHHPHPPNPHTLQHTHPHLNHKSPLACRPVQEKCLGPEPTNPQGLYPPQTSMALPDQTKAQQPPSTPLQTSYYGQMYGTSQQPPAFTSQLGQLSPPPESSNTTPAPSAPQVPPPTLDANDQLGPSADFWSEVDRHEFEQYLSASRTRVSRSACEESSTLISALSDASSAVYYSACITG; encoded by the exons ATGAATATATCTGAGTCTAGTTACTGTCAAGAGGCCACCACTCAGCCCAGCCAGGTCGTGGAGCGTGGAGCATGGGGTGCTTCCTCCAGCCCAGCGGGCCCTGACCGGAGCCACGGATTTGACCACGGCCTGACCACGGAGCTGGGGTCCCGCTCTGGAGGTGCCACAGGGGGTGCAGAGAGGAGGACGGGCAGCCCGGACTCCACTCGTCCCGGGACGGCCAGTGACGGGAAGTGCGGGGGTGAGGGCAGGATCCGCAGGCCTATGAATGCCTTCATGGTGTGGGCTAAAGACGAGCGCAAGCGGCTGGCACTGCAGAACCCCGACCTACACAATGCTGTACTGAGCAAAATGCTGG GTCAGTCCTGGAAGTCCCTGAGCACACTGGACAAGCGTCCATTCGTAGAGGAAGCAGAGAGGCTCCGGCTGCAGCACCTGCAGGATCACCCTAACTACAAATACCGCCCGCGGCGCAAGAAGCAGCCCAAGAAGATGAAGCGTGTGGAGCCTGGCCTGCTCCTGCACGGCCTAGCTCAGGGTGTGGCTGGAGGCCTCGGAGCCGGAGAGGTCTACCCTCAGCACCCTCACCCCCACCACTTGCTGCCCTCTCTGGGACACTTCCGGGACCTCCAACCTCCCACAGCTTCTGAACTGGAGATTTACGGTCTGCCCACTCCGGAGATGTCCCCACTGGACGTTCTGGAGGAGGGCGGAGGAGACTCTGTCTTCTTCCCCCCTCATATGCAAGAAGACGTAGGCCTGGCACCATGGGTCAACtaccaccagcaccagcaccaaaACCACAGCCTCCACGGAGGCCACCACAGTCATTCCAGccatcaccacccccacccccccaaccctcATACCCTTCAGCATACCCACCCACACCTCAACCACAAGTCCCCTCTGGCCTGTAGACCCGTCCAGGAAAAATGCTTGGGCCCCGAGCCTACGAACCCTCAGGGTCTGTACCCTCCCCAAACGAGTATGGCTCTCCCAGACCAAACCAAAGCCCAGCAACCCCCTAGCACTCCTCTTCAAACTAGCTACTATGGTCAGATGTATGGAACCAGCCAGCAACCACCAGCCTTCACCTCCCAACTTGGGCAACtatctcctcctccagaatcttccaaCACTACTCCTGCACCCTCAGCTCCGCAGGTTCCTCCACCTACCCTGGACGCTAACGACCAGCTGGGGCCCTCAGCAGACTTCTGGAGTGAGGTGGACCGCCATGAGTTCGAGCAGTATCTGAGTGCCAGCAGGACTCGAGTGAGCAGGAGTGCCTGCGAGGAGAGCAGTACACTCATATCGGCCCTGTCCGATGCCAGCAGTGCAGTCTACTACAGCGCCTGTATTACTGGATAG